The following are from one region of the Veillonella nakazawae genome:
- a CDS encoding AEC family transporter, which produces MNIFELIGHIFMNSMIPIFILIGVGFILDRKFKLDLYTLSKLNFYILLPTFVFRAMYEAKFTSSTLEIVFCALVVLILNSILSGIVGKIQGYDVAKIATLKNCVMFNNVGNMGIALAIFVFTNVPYIIDGATPYADLGLVSVVSIMIIQTITSNTYGFYQAGAGRLSTKDALNVVFHMPMVYAIPLALLCQLLPFDLHGLFFFAPLKIFANAFVGVAMIALGVQINRTPLNFFKADVMLATSLRLIVSPLIAAVITILFIMFYGPMHPIAAQTIVITYSVPTAINMALIAIEMKNNPEYATQIVMGTTILSAVTMPLFITIAYYLFPLY; this is translated from the coding sequence ATGAATATATTTGAATTAATTGGTCATATATTTATGAATTCTATGATCCCAATCTTCATACTCATCGGCGTAGGATTTATACTAGATAGGAAATTCAAACTTGACCTCTATACATTGAGTAAATTGAATTTCTATATACTACTACCAACCTTTGTATTCAGAGCCATGTATGAAGCAAAATTTACATCTAGCACACTAGAAATTGTATTTTGTGCACTAGTTGTACTCATCCTAAACTCTATACTTTCTGGTATAGTCGGTAAAATCCAAGGCTATGACGTGGCCAAAATTGCAACATTAAAAAACTGCGTCATGTTTAATAACGTTGGAAATATGGGTATTGCTCTTGCCATCTTCGTATTTACGAATGTGCCTTATATCATTGATGGCGCAACCCCCTATGCTGACTTAGGCCTCGTTAGCGTTGTATCTATCATGATTATACAAACCATTACGAGTAATACCTATGGTTTCTACCAAGCTGGTGCTGGCCGATTGAGCACAAAAGATGCCTTAAACGTAGTATTCCATATGCCAATGGTATACGCTATCCCTCTAGCATTACTTTGTCAGCTTTTGCCTTTTGATTTACATGGCCTCTTCTTCTTTGCACCTCTTAAGATTTTTGCTAATGCCTTTGTTGGTGTTGCGATGATTGCCTTAGGGGTTCAAATTAATAGAACACCATTAAACTTCTTTAAGGCCGATGTTATGCTCGCTACATCCTTACGACTCATCGTAAGCCCTCTTATCGCAGCAGTTATTACGATACTCTTTATTATGTTCTATGGCCCAATGCATCCAATAGCAGCACAGACTATAGTCATTACCTACAGTGTCCCAACAGCTATTAATATGGCACTCATCGCTATTGAAATGAAGAATAATCCTGAATATGCTACGCAAATCGTTATGGGCACCACAATTCTATCGGCAGTAACTATGCCGCTATTTATTACAATCGCCTATTACCTTTTCCCATTATATTGA
- the thiM gene encoding hydroxyethylthiazole kinase: MTYENQYMNGQTWPELNILEILRQRNPLVICITNDVVRTFTANGLLAIGASPVMSECSEDLKDLIVHASTLLINIGTLTPDKVSYYKDAIALAKKHEVPIVLDPVGCHAGAYRLSVVLDLIKTGNISLLRGNQSEIKAIYDALGPDDEDNNSTEGKGVDGAQVEDSAVIAYRLARLINCPVVATGEEDYVSDGTRVFAVPHGHPIMTAVTGTGCLLGAVLAAFFSAYYPYKNRLSIGEFLAYALAYYGLAGESAVQVSGVKPGSFSVAFMDRLYTLDDAVLMSENHIRPVVVPDQLEVYFISGTQDVELNEHRLLSIVEDACRGGVTCFQFREKGAGTLVGQQKLELAQQLKQICAKYNVLYVINDDVDLAMAVNADGVHVGQEDMRLEEVHNLVGHKVVGISIHSVEELHKTDIIYADCVGVGPMYATSSKPDAQEPCGPERVAELQAEGLTLPCVGIGGITLDNAKPILEAGACGVAIISAIAHADNPYEAVQQFKHLVDSTK, encoded by the coding sequence ATGACCTATGAAAATCAATACATGAATGGTCAAACTTGGCCTGAACTCAATATATTAGAAATCTTGCGCCAGAGAAACCCTCTCGTTATTTGTATTACCAATGATGTGGTGAGGACCTTTACGGCCAATGGTTTGCTCGCCATTGGTGCATCACCGGTGATGAGTGAGTGTAGTGAAGATTTGAAAGATCTCATCGTCCATGCATCGACGCTACTCATTAATATTGGTACTCTTACCCCAGACAAAGTTAGTTACTACAAAGATGCCATAGCACTGGCAAAGAAACATGAGGTTCCTATCGTTTTAGATCCAGTAGGTTGTCATGCGGGGGCTTATCGTCTATCTGTGGTGTTAGATTTGATTAAGACTGGCAACATCTCTCTATTACGAGGTAACCAAAGCGAAATTAAAGCTATCTACGATGCTTTAGGTCCTGATGATGAGGATAATAATTCTACAGAAGGTAAAGGTGTAGATGGCGCACAAGTTGAGGATAGTGCTGTTATTGCTTATCGACTCGCACGTCTTATCAACTGCCCTGTTGTAGCTACTGGCGAAGAGGATTATGTTTCTGATGGAACTCGGGTGTTTGCCGTACCGCATGGTCATCCTATTATGACAGCTGTAACGGGCACGGGCTGTCTATTAGGAGCTGTTTTGGCGGCTTTCTTTAGCGCTTATTATCCATATAAAAACAGACTATCTATCGGTGAGTTTCTCGCCTATGCATTGGCTTACTATGGTTTAGCCGGTGAAAGTGCAGTACAGGTAAGTGGCGTAAAACCTGGTAGCTTTAGTGTAGCCTTTATGGATAGATTATATACACTTGATGATGCGGTGCTTATGTCTGAAAATCATATACGCCCTGTAGTTGTGCCGGATCAATTAGAAGTATATTTCATCAGTGGTACGCAAGATGTGGAACTGAATGAACATCGTTTGCTCTCTATCGTAGAGGACGCTTGTCGAGGTGGTGTGACTTGTTTTCAATTTAGAGAAAAGGGCGCAGGTACCTTAGTGGGGCAACAGAAACTAGAGTTAGCCCAACAATTAAAACAAATCTGTGCAAAGTATAATGTACTCTATGTTATCAATGATGATGTAGACTTAGCGATGGCTGTTAATGCTGATGGTGTACATGTAGGTCAAGAAGATATGCGTCTAGAAGAGGTGCATAATCTTGTAGGCCATAAGGTGGTTGGCATCTCCATTCACTCCGTAGAGGAACTTCATAAGACTGATATAATCTATGCTGACTGTGTAGGTGTAGGACCAATGTATGCTACAAGTAGTAAGCCTGATGCACAAGAGCCATGTGGACCGGAGCGTGTCGCTGAACTACAAGCAGAAGGCTTGACCTTACCATGTGTTGGTATTGGGGGAATAACTTTAGACAATGCGAAGCCTATACTAGAAGCAGGAGCCTGTGGTGTTGCCATCATATCTGCTATTGCTCATGCAGATAACCCTTATGAGGCGGTACAACAGTTTAAGCATTTAGTGGATAGTACTAAATAG
- the thiD gene encoding bifunctional hydroxymethylpyrimidine kinase/phosphomethylpyrimidine kinase, producing the protein MKLHTALTIAGTDPSGGAGIMADLKSFQSRHIYGMAVVTSVVAQNTTGVHHVEHLSLESIEQQLHDVYSDIEPQAVKTGMIALPEMMDLIYPYVSKPIPYVMDPVMIATSGDRLVSDEAVNFLKSKLIPTATVITPNRSEAEVLADMSIDCESDITMAANRILQDLGPQVVIIKGGHIGEDATDYAFTKDGSVRTWTSPKYDTVHTHGTGCTFSAVITAELAKGRDVMDAIGIAKDYIALAIKHNPGLGNGCGPVNHMAYGLLSNGPETMDELLKNDERR; encoded by the coding sequence ATGAAACTACATACTGCATTGACAATTGCTGGTACTGATCCTAGCGGTGGCGCCGGTATTATGGCTGATTTGAAATCCTTCCAAAGTCGTCACATATACGGCATGGCTGTTGTTACCTCTGTGGTAGCCCAAAATACGACGGGCGTACATCATGTAGAACATCTGTCGCTAGAGAGTATTGAGCAGCAATTACACGATGTGTATTCTGACATTGAACCTCAAGCCGTTAAGACGGGCATGATTGCCTTGCCGGAGATGATGGATCTTATCTATCCTTATGTGAGTAAACCAATTCCTTATGTAATGGATCCCGTTATGATTGCCACTAGCGGTGACCGACTCGTATCAGATGAGGCAGTAAATTTCTTAAAATCTAAACTTATTCCGACGGCTACAGTGATTACACCTAACCGCAGCGAGGCTGAGGTCTTAGCGGACATGTCTATTGATTGTGAAAGCGACATAACAATGGCGGCTAATCGTATCTTACAGGACTTAGGACCTCAAGTAGTTATCATTAAAGGTGGTCACATCGGTGAAGATGCAACGGATTATGCTTTCACTAAAGATGGTAGCGTCCGTACTTGGACAAGCCCTAAATATGATACGGTGCATACTCATGGTACAGGCTGTACTTTCTCCGCAGTGATAACGGCGGAGCTCGCTAAAGGGCGTGATGTAATGGATGCCATTGGTATTGCCAAGGACTATATTGCACTTGCTATTAAACATAATCCTGGGCTGGGAAATGGCTGTGGTCCCGTTAATCATATGGCTTATGGACTCTTATCTAATGGACCTGAAACGATGGATGAGCTCTTGAAAAATGATGAGAGGAGATAG
- the thiW gene encoding energy coupling factor transporter S component ThiW gives MKKLIIASICVALGVVLSTTSIPIGPARIFPFQHMINVILAVVVGARFSVGAAFSTSCLRNILALGSPLAFPGSMIGAWLSAYLYKKYNALWAAALGEIIGTGLIGALVSYPIANFLLGKPLALLTLITSFAMSSITGACIGFIVLQILSRRHLLHKEV, from the coding sequence ATGAAAAAACTAATTATTGCTAGCATATGTGTAGCTTTAGGCGTAGTATTATCTACTACATCAATTCCTATTGGACCAGCGCGTATTTTTCCGTTTCAACATATGATTAATGTTATCTTAGCCGTTGTGGTGGGGGCAAGATTTTCCGTAGGTGCTGCCTTTAGTACATCTTGTTTGCGCAATATATTGGCACTAGGTTCTCCTTTAGCCTTTCCAGGCAGCATGATTGGCGCTTGGTTATCGGCTTATTTATATAAGAAATATAACGCTCTATGGGCGGCAGCTCTAGGCGAAATCATTGGTACCGGCCTTATCGGTGCTCTTGTGAGTTATCCTATAGCCAATTTCTTGTTAGGTAAACCTTTGGCATTGTTGACCTTGATTACATCCTTCGCCATGAGCTCTATAACAGGTGCTTGCATTGGTTTCATAGTATTACAAATCTTATCTCGTCGTCATCTATTACATAAGGAGGTATAA
- the modB gene encoding molybdate ABC transporter permease subunit — protein sequence MSPFWLSLWVASIALVIVILSGLAVCYWMNRCKWGGIAILDALITLPLVLPPVVVGFALLMVFTPGYAFGAWLEAHGMSVVFAASGAVIASSVIAFPLFYQTVRSALQSVDHNMEDVARTLGASELRIFFTISVPLAWKGILTGSILAFCRAMGEFGATILIAGNIPKVTRTMPLAIYSYVEAGQYMDAFELVIYICVLTLALLSGIHLITKGSLFRHTDNN from the coding sequence ATGAGTCCATTCTGGCTATCGCTGTGGGTGGCGAGCATTGCTCTCGTTATTGTTATCTTAAGTGGCTTAGCCGTTTGCTACTGGATGAATCGCTGTAAATGGGGCGGCATTGCTATTCTTGATGCTCTTATTACATTGCCACTAGTATTACCGCCAGTAGTCGTTGGTTTTGCGCTGCTTATGGTATTTACACCGGGCTATGCCTTTGGGGCTTGGCTTGAAGCTCATGGCATGAGTGTCGTCTTTGCCGCTTCTGGTGCTGTCATAGCCTCTTCTGTTATTGCATTTCCACTGTTTTATCAAACAGTACGTTCTGCATTGCAGTCCGTAGATCATAATATGGAGGATGTAGCTCGAACATTAGGTGCTTCAGAGCTACGCATTTTCTTTACCATATCTGTACCGCTCGCATGGAAAGGTATTTTAACAGGTAGTATTTTAGCGTTCTGCCGTGCCATGGGCGAATTTGGTGCGACCATCTTGATTGCTGGTAATATTCCAAAGGTAACACGCACTATGCCATTAGCTATCTACTCCTATGTAGAGGCCGGGCAGTACATGGATGCCTTTGAGCTCGTTATTTATATTTGTGTTCTTACATTGGCGTTACTGAGCGGGATTCATCTTATTACAAAAGGTTCCTTGTTCCGCCATACAGATAATAATTAG
- the cytX gene encoding putative hydroxymethylpyrimidine transporter CytX: protein MKDTYITQPQFAMIWFGAALSIAEIMTGTYLAPLGLTQGLYAIILGHIIGGILLFGAGLIGGRLRQGSMNTTAFSFGPLGAKGFAFLNMLQLIGWTSIMIYDAMLALQELAPLSPMIWTIAIGALVILWLFIGLHNTGYIQAIVSVLLLGLTLYMGAHMISQWPSEASLLTSGNMSFIAALELSIAMPLSWLPLISDYTRESKKPFSASLTSATVYTVTSIVMYTLGLSAAIFGGGDSIITIMMNAGLGLAGLIVIIFSTVTTTFMDAYSAGVSSTTIYNGASSKGIAVIVTIVGTIAAILYPMDDITDFLYLIGSVFAPMIAILLADYFINRQQVQTLSAYLVRGLIWAVSVGLYHYMLHSESTIGATLPAFTMAFVVTAIVGFISKTAHISTEIK, encoded by the coding sequence ATGAAAGACACATACATTACACAACCACAGTTCGCCATGATATGGTTTGGTGCCGCTCTATCTATAGCGGAAATTATGACAGGAACCTATCTAGCCCCCTTAGGGCTCACTCAAGGTCTATATGCCATCATACTAGGGCATATCATCGGCGGTATATTGCTCTTTGGAGCGGGCCTCATCGGTGGACGTTTACGGCAAGGCAGTATGAATACTACCGCCTTCAGCTTTGGACCACTAGGAGCTAAAGGCTTTGCCTTTTTAAATATGCTTCAACTTATCGGCTGGACTAGCATCATGATCTACGATGCTATGCTAGCCTTACAAGAGCTAGCCCCCCTATCCCCTATGATTTGGACGATAGCTATTGGAGCGCTTGTCATCCTGTGGCTTTTCATCGGTCTCCACAATACGGGCTATATTCAAGCCATCGTATCGGTGTTATTGCTAGGTCTCACCCTCTACATGGGCGCTCACATGATATCGCAGTGGCCTAGTGAAGCTAGCCTTCTAACTAGCGGAAACATGAGTTTCATTGCTGCCCTTGAGTTATCTATTGCCATGCCCCTATCTTGGCTACCACTCATCAGTGATTATACCCGTGAAAGTAAAAAACCTTTCTCCGCATCACTTACAAGTGCTACAGTCTACACTGTAACAAGTATCGTTATGTACACCTTAGGTCTTAGTGCCGCAATCTTTGGTGGTGGCGACTCCATCATTACTATCATGATGAATGCAGGACTTGGCCTTGCGGGCCTCATCGTTATCATCTTCTCTACCGTTACTACAACCTTTATGGACGCTTACTCTGCAGGCGTATCTAGTACAACTATCTATAATGGTGCCTCCAGTAAAGGTATCGCCGTCATCGTTACTATCGTGGGCACTATTGCAGCTATTCTCTATCCAATGGATGATATTACAGACTTCCTATACCTCATCGGCTCTGTATTTGCGCCGATGATTGCCATCTTATTGGCGGACTACTTTATCAATCGCCAACAAGTACAAACACTTTCAGCTTATCTCGTACGAGGGCTAATCTGGGCTGTATCCGTTGGTTTATACCACTATATGTTACATAGTGAAAGCACAATAGGTGCTACATTACCAGCCTTTACAATGGCATTTGTCGTTACAGCTATCGTTGGATTTATAAGTAAAACAGCACACATATCAACAGAAATTAAGTAG
- a CDS encoding ATP-binding cassette domain-containing protein, with product MITFSFTVARPSVTVKAEGTLTSGITVLTGQSGSGKSTFIKCIAGLVKPTTGSIQCDETTWVDRDKKIWVPAQDRQVGYMPQGNIVFPHLSVENNITYSKRGTPEMCDTLLQRLGLEKYRHTKAGSLSGGEQQRVALGRALYSKPTILLLDEPLSALDWNLRKQVREDLVSIIREWDVPCVWVTHDESEAESVGDRHWTCENGLITIAE from the coding sequence ATGATTACATTTTCTTTTACTGTAGCTAGACCTTCTGTAACTGTGAAAGCTGAGGGTACATTGACTTCTGGGATTACTGTATTGACTGGACAGTCCGGTAGTGGTAAAAGTACGTTCATCAAATGTATTGCAGGCCTCGTAAAACCCACAACTGGCAGTATTCAATGTGATGAAACAACGTGGGTTGATCGGGATAAAAAAATCTGGGTACCTGCTCAAGACCGTCAAGTAGGCTATATGCCACAAGGTAATATCGTATTTCCTCACTTGTCCGTAGAAAATAATATTACCTACAGTAAGCGCGGTACACCTGAGATGTGCGATACGCTATTACAACGTTTAGGTTTAGAAAAATACCGCCATACTAAGGCGGGTAGCTTATCTGGTGGTGAGCAACAACGGGTTGCATTAGGTCGTGCGCTCTACTCTAAACCGACTATTTTGCTCCTCGATGAGCCTTTATCTGCACTCGATTGGAACTTGAGAAAGCAAGTTCGTGAGGATCTCGTATCTATCATCCGTGAATGGGATGTACCTTGCGTATGGGTTACCCATGATGAAAGCGAAGCAGAAAGCGTAGGAGATAGACACTGGACCTGTGAAAACGGGCTTATTACGATTGCTGAATGA
- the selD gene encoding selenide, water dikinase SelD — MVRLTDYVTSGGCACKIGPHILNRVLKAVTPVTNEHVLADMTGADDAGVYKLSDTLALVQTLDFFTPMVNDPILFGKIAAANALSDVYAMGGTPLTAMNIVGFPVPLVEQGILTDVLNGAGSIVAESGAAIVGGHSIENKEPIFGMSVTGQVNPNRIWKNKGAQVGDVLILTKRIGTGIMNNALKGDLFPVGTEQAVTSMSTLNRVGAEVAHNFTIHACTDVTGFSLMGHSVEMASASDVTIHIKAYDIPLFDNVIEAAQMGLVPAASYGNRKAITDVQVDQALDPVWTDILFDPQTSGGLLFSVPASEGNKLVEALHESGIDCASIVGTVESFSGLAVRVTE, encoded by the coding sequence ATGGTACGACTCACTGATTACGTAACAAGTGGGGGCTGTGCGTGTAAGATTGGGCCTCATATATTAAATCGTGTATTAAAAGCAGTGACACCTGTTACCAATGAACACGTACTGGCAGATATGACAGGTGCTGACGATGCAGGGGTATATAAACTTTCAGATACACTAGCATTAGTGCAAACATTAGATTTCTTTACGCCCATGGTTAATGATCCTATTTTATTTGGTAAAATTGCGGCTGCTAATGCTTTGAGTGATGTATATGCTATGGGCGGTACGCCTTTAACGGCTATGAATATTGTGGGGTTCCCTGTGCCTCTTGTTGAACAAGGTATATTAACAGATGTATTAAACGGAGCGGGATCTATCGTGGCTGAATCTGGTGCTGCCATCGTTGGTGGTCACAGCATTGAAAATAAAGAGCCTATCTTCGGTATGTCTGTAACAGGGCAAGTGAATCCAAATCGAATTTGGAAAAATAAAGGGGCTCAAGTAGGGGATGTGCTGATATTAACTAAGCGAATTGGTACAGGAATTATGAATAATGCTCTAAAAGGTGATTTATTCCCTGTAGGTACTGAGCAGGCCGTCACTAGCATGAGTACATTAAATCGGGTGGGAGCAGAGGTGGCTCACAACTTTACCATCCATGCTTGTACAGACGTAACAGGCTTTAGTCTAATGGGACATTCCGTAGAAATGGCTAGTGCCTCTGATGTGACCATTCATATTAAAGCTTATGACATTCCACTATTTGATAATGTCATCGAAGCAGCTCAAATGGGCTTGGTGCCTGCTGCATCCTATGGGAATCGAAAGGCTATAACAGACGTTCAAGTAGATCAGGCTTTGGACCCTGTATGGACGGATATTCTCTTTGATCCACAAACCTCTGGCGGTTTACTATTCTCCGTGCCTGCTAGTGAAGGTAATAAATTGGTTGAGGCCTTACACGAATCTGGCATTGACTGTGCTAGTATTGTTGGTACTGTTGAAAGTTTCAGTGGACTAGCGGTACGTGTTACAGAATAG
- the modA gene encoding molybdate ABC transporter substrate-binding protein, with the protein MKRILLVLMSVFMLAFLVGCGNDASKPAETGKPSTSEKITVQAAASLKGALTELADAYKKSHNLADDQIAINFAGSGTLRQQIEQGAPASLFISADEKNMKMLQEKDLVTDVKPFVTNELVLVVPKGQPKIELNQIASVKRIVLGNPETVPAGNYGKQVLTKLGVWEQVEPNVVYAKDVKAVTASISQGAGDAGFIYKTDAIAAGDAVQISAVTPADSHDPVVYPIGIIKKYDNALAKDFYQYVMSPEGQKVLEKYGFSTSK; encoded by the coding sequence ATGAAACGAATTCTATTAGTATTAATGAGCGTTTTCATGCTTGCTTTTCTAGTAGGCTGTGGTAACGATGCAAGCAAACCGGCAGAAACAGGTAAACCAAGTACATCTGAAAAGATTACTGTACAAGCTGCTGCCAGTCTTAAAGGGGCTCTTACAGAACTCGCTGATGCTTACAAAAAAAGCCATAATTTAGCAGATGATCAAATTGCTATTAACTTTGCTGGTTCTGGTACATTGCGTCAACAAATTGAACAAGGTGCACCAGCTAGCTTATTTATCTCTGCTGACGAAAAAAATATGAAAATGTTACAAGAGAAAGACCTTGTAACTGATGTTAAACCTTTCGTAACTAATGAGTTAGTTCTTGTAGTTCCAAAAGGGCAACCTAAAATTGAATTAAATCAAATTGCTTCTGTTAAACGTATCGTTTTAGGTAATCCTGAAACAGTACCAGCTGGTAATTATGGTAAACAAGTATTAACAAAATTAGGTGTTTGGGAACAAGTTGAACCAAATGTAGTATATGCTAAAGACGTAAAAGCTGTAACAGCATCTATTAGCCAAGGTGCTGGTGATGCGGGCTTCATCTACAAAACTGATGCCATTGCAGCAGGTGATGCCGTTCAAATTTCTGCAGTAACACCTGCAGACTCTCATGATCCAGTTGTCTATCCAATCGGTATTATTAAAAAATATGACAATGCATTGGCAAAAGATTTCTACCAATATGTAATGAGCCCAGAGGGACAAAAAGTATTAGAGAAATACGGTTTCTCCACTTCTAAATAA
- a CDS encoding DUF951 domain-containing protein, whose amino-acid sequence MAFVRYYIGDVVKMKKSHPCGSDEWEVKRIGTDFLIVCNGCGHQLLMPRPKFEKAVKKIVSRLPENE is encoded by the coding sequence ATGGCATTTGTTAGATATTATATAGGCGATGTGGTAAAAATGAAAAAGTCACATCCCTGTGGCAGTGATGAATGGGAAGTTAAACGGATTGGTACAGACTTTCTCATCGTATGTAATGGTTGTGGTCATCAACTATTGATGCCGCGCCCGAAATTTGAAAAGGCAGTTAAGAAAATCGTATCTCGATTGCCTGAGAATGAATAA
- the rbr gene encoding rubrerythrin, with protein MAELKGSNTEKNLQAAFAGESQAFQKYTFYAAAARKAGMNEIADYFEETAHNESAHAKLWFKALHGGDVSSDIEANLRDAAAGENYEHTTMYKDFADEAEKEGFAKIAYQMREVGKIEARHEARYLALAARVSGNKVFTNDEPVAWICANCGYVHIGEEAPKVCPVCAHPQAFFQRLVESF; from the coding sequence ATGGCAGAATTAAAAGGTTCTAACACTGAAAAAAATCTTCAAGCAGCATTCGCTGGCGAATCCCAAGCATTCCAAAAATATACTTTCTACGCAGCAGCAGCTCGTAAAGCTGGCATGAACGAAATCGCTGATTATTTCGAAGAAACAGCTCACAACGAATCCGCACATGCTAAATTGTGGTTCAAAGCTCTTCATGGTGGCGACGTATCTTCCGATATCGAAGCTAACCTTCGTGATGCAGCAGCTGGCGAAAACTACGAACACACTACAATGTACAAAGATTTCGCTGACGAAGCTGAAAAAGAAGGCTTTGCAAAAATCGCTTACCAAATGCGCGAAGTTGGTAAAATCGAAGCTCGTCATGAAGCTCGTTACCTTGCATTAGCAGCTCGAGTATCTGGTAACAAAGTATTCACTAACGACGAACCAGTAGCTTGGATCTGCGCTAACTGTGGCTATGTACACATTGGTGAAGAAGCTCCTAAAGTTTGCCCAGTATGTGCTCACCCACAAGCTTTCTTCCAACGTTTGGTTGAATCCTTCTAA
- a CDS encoding ArsR/SmtB family transcription factor: MSDKQEALLKLAELFKILGDPTRLKIVELLLENEMCVNHIAETMGMGQSAISHQLRVLRQARLVTYRKEGKTAYYSLNDDHVEGLVRMGMEHVSHQ, from the coding sequence ATGAGCGACAAACAAGAAGCATTGCTAAAGCTAGCAGAACTGTTTAAAATCTTGGGAGATCCTACGCGCCTTAAAATAGTAGAATTATTATTAGAAAATGAAATGTGTGTTAATCATATTGCAGAAACAATGGGAATGGGTCAATCTGCTATTTCACACCAATTACGTGTATTACGTCAAGCACGCCTTGTAACCTATCGTAAGGAAGGGAAAACTGCATACTACTCTCTAAACGATGATCATGTAGAAGGTCTCGTAAGAATGGGTATGGAACACGTATCTCATCAGTAA
- the yedF gene encoding sulfurtransferase-like selenium metabolism protein YedF, producing MSNTNELTVDVRGSLCPKPVIETKKVSDANPDAVITTIVDNEVSRDNVEKFGKSRGYGVAIRQDGKDFYLTMTPNDNPVADGSSEPMSYGNRVILMTKDYLGEGSEELGRNLMKTFWVCMLEADVKPSKIYFINSSVKMVVNDSVHLENIKKLADLGVEIAACGICLDYFGVKEELGVGSITNMYAITDSILGENVVKL from the coding sequence ATGAGCAATACAAATGAATTAACTGTAGATGTACGTGGTAGCTTGTGTCCAAAGCCTGTGATTGAAACTAAGAAGGTTAGCGATGCGAATCCAGATGCTGTTATTACTACTATTGTAGATAATGAAGTGAGTCGCGATAATGTAGAAAAGTTTGGCAAGTCTCGTGGTTATGGTGTGGCAATCCGCCAAGATGGTAAGGATTTCTACCTCACTATGACCCCTAATGATAATCCAGTAGCAGATGGTAGCAGTGAACCCATGAGTTACGGAAACCGTGTCATCTTGATGACAAAGGACTATCTTGGTGAAGGTAGTGAAGAATTAGGCCGTAACCTAATGAAAACGTTCTGGGTATGCATGCTTGAAGCCGATGTAAAACCATCTAAAATCTATTTCATCAATAGCAGTGTTAAGATGGTTGTAAATGATTCTGTTCATTTAGAAAATATTAAAAAACTAGCTGATCTTGGTGTTGAAATTGCAGCATGTGGCATTTGTCTCGATTACTTTGGGGTAAAAGAAGAACTTGGCGTAGGTAGTATTACAAATATGTACGCTATTACGGACTCTATTCTTGGGGAGAATGTAGTTAAGTTATAA
- a CDS encoding DUF3343 domain-containing protein, whose protein sequence is MENKKLLVVFTSYYFGDKADKILTELEVPHQLMATPPELYDMCGLSVQIDPSIVEQVQTILKEHKISTSGLFWYEKGELAVPYKA, encoded by the coding sequence TTGGAAAATAAAAAATTGTTAGTCGTCTTTACATCCTATTATTTTGGGGATAAAGCAGACAAGATACTAACAGAATTAGAGGTTCCTCATCAATTGATGGCTACACCTCCAGAGCTTTACGATATGTGTGGTTTATCTGTGCAAATAGATCCAAGTATTGTAGAGCAGGTTCAGACTATTTTAAAAGAACATAAGATTAGTACATCTGGCCTCTTTTGGTATGAAAAAGGTGAGTTAGCTGTACCATATAAAGCCTAG